The following are encoded together in the Oncorhynchus kisutch isolate 150728-3 linkage group LG8, Okis_V2, whole genome shotgun sequence genome:
- the LOC109895239 gene encoding DNA-binding protein RFX7 isoform X4, with translation MTEDQQQHDQHPKLGSGISTLPSLVPGLQGTEASALQLKIKNSICKSVQSKVDNILQDVETFTDIEKLYLYLKLPSGPSNSEKSSDQSSMSSSRTQQMHAFNWIRSHLEEHPETSLPKQEVYDEYKSYCDNLCYHPLSAADFGKIMKNVFPNMKARRLGMRGKSKYCYSGLRKKAFVHMPSLPNLELHKTGDGCEVLDASGQLCSAEEEVRSAACGLVCEWAQKVLSRQFDAVEDLARFLLNSHYIGTKSVAALTVMTGTPTGVKTPLSSSAFAPTAEAHSFQSQVKTLPSPSIDAKQQLQRKIQKKQQEQMLHSPLPGEAQSRRADGDTPGVGSITGRSPALLSPHPTIGIMVAAVHSPITVQRSRLMSPSPVGTSEGKILPVNFQVVTQSMQPVKCPKTPQNIPASPVGDRSARHRYAQILPKPSATSAITLRSPPTLLITNSPIKTMMQPTPHISSVNVVKMTTISLAPNCSTTTTLTNTTLRSASAGMGSTVALEESRPSPRARSGSAAPILSPLARSGRATTTPTIDIKMIEGEAISEGSLALGASRLTMTQEAAGGQRAGGAVPRAASVPMPHTKGSLGLEAMAGTNCNGKSSLRNNTVSATAGSNNNTNNESTLYLTVSNQNTSTTLSPNGGTVATSLIASKSPRKRPGVGPESYPTPVKRVFISQQPLGGSDGYRHGIGAGVKKLPRTGTPVRPESAPAIGKVTVKLNSTVPTRILSLSDSPIGTRGFQTVVKPQSSVQRRDTPITMDTSSISNVSAPAGHARIQHQQHMTGNMQAMPNSSALLEQSAVSDLRNTMWVGGQLEGGKQQQQQAYAQQITDHKQASTPVMEPLAMMGQAPASSQLSMQTDMDYFHFNDDDMTQDSIVEELVQMEEQMKLNSSLQAFGADVTLQGHQSVMQGNMMSSNQTMTPYYQSVHSSTTPVQTPTPTPTPTSTSEMMGGGQGLTRESPCSRMAPTTPVDSAIGSSRHTPIGTPHSNCSGSVPPSPVECRNPFAFTPINSSITGYHDGSIVSSSPVKPMQRPMATHPDKAKLEWMNNGYNKSGGNSINGISILPSYQDLVDDHFRKPHAFAIPGQSYQSQTRHHDGHYGRLTPISPVQQQAASMANLNKQESFAVPAPLDNKTTSTSSAGGTFRCRSVSPAVRQRNLSGNQSGNIPRTVVSPFTSPVTPEMINIFANSHGDVSSMAQRSQSVPVNVMMQTEVPPMQGQTNSKKITNVLLSKMDGDSDDAVRGLGINNLPSNYTARMNLTHILETTPSFPRSANHQTLMTSNTQNAYKFQKPGYLMKNSRNEQMILSAGDSQAQSATGDQQSQPMLLAQNLQQQQQQLQLDFSTTVKDLLADGSLTPGNQLVGQVSELNPVGSDFRLTSDLSSSINDLNNLDTNLLFDPNQQQGQYEDSTLEELKNDPLFQQICSETANSNGFDWLESKDQPTVGLMG, from the exons ATGACTGAGGATCAACAACAACATGATCAGCACCCGAAGCTGGGCTCTGGAATAAGCACCTTACCATCCCTAGTTCCTGGACTGCAAGGGACTGAGGCCAGTGCGTTGCAGCTCAAAATAAAGAATTCCATCTG TAAATCTGTACAGTCAAAGGTGGACAATATTTTG CAAGATGTGGAGACGTTTACAGACATCGAgaaactctacctctaccttaAGTTGCCTTCTGGTCCCAGCAACAGTGAAAAAAG CAGTGATCAGAGCTCCATGTCATCAAGCCGCACTCAACAGATGCACGCGTTCAACTGGATTCGCAGTCACCTAGAGGAACACCCAGAAACCTCTCTGCCCAAACAGGAGGTCTATGATGAGTACAA gAGCTATTGTGACAATCTCTGCTACCACCCGCTGAGTGCGGCGGACTTTGGAAAGATCATGAAAAATGTATTTCCAAACATGAAGGCACGTCGACTTGGCATGAGAGGCAAATCAAA ATACTGCTATAGTGGACTGAGGAAGAAAGCCTTTGTCCACATGCCATCTTTACCCAACCTGGAGTTACATAAAACAGGAGACGGG TGTGAGGTGCTGGATGCCTCAGGTCAGCTGTGCAGTGCGGAGGAGGAGGTGCGCTCTGCGGCCTGTGGCCTGGTGTGTGAGTGGGCCCAGAAGGTGCTGAGCCGCCAGTTTGATGCTGTGGAGGACCTGGCTCGCTTCCTCCTCAACAGCCACTACATCGGCACCAAATCTGTGGCAGCCCTCACTGTCATGACTGGTACACCAACAG GAGTTAAAACGCCACTGTCATCCTCAGCATTTGCACCCACAGCTGAAGCCCACTCCTTCCAGTCCCAAGTGAAGACCCTGCCCTCTCCCTCCATCGATGCCAAGCAGCAGCTCCAGCGGAAGATCCAGAAGAAGCAGCAGGAGCAGATGCTGCACTCCCCCCTCCCCGGAGAGGCTCAGTCTAGGCGGGCTGACGGGGATACACCTGGGGTCGGCTCCATTACCGGTAGAAGCCCAGCCCTGCTCTCCCCACATCCCACCATTGGCATTATGGTAGCTGCAGTCCACAGCCCCATCACG GTACAAAGGAGCAGGCTGATGTCCCCCAGTCCTGTGGGAACATCGGAGGGCAAGATTCTGCCTGTCAACTTCCAAGTGGTGACTCAGTCAATGCAGCCTGTCAAGTGTCCCAAGACCCCTCAGAATATCCCAGCCAGCCCTGTGGGGGACCGCTCTGCCCGCCACCGCTATGCCCAGATCCTGCCTAAACCCTCAGCCACCAGCGCTATCACCCTGCGCTCGCCCCCCACCCTGCTCATCACCAACAGCCCCATCAAGACCATGATGCAGCCCACACCCCACATCAGCTCTGTCAACGTGGTCAAGATGACCACCATATCCCTGGCTCCCAACTGCAGCACTACAACAACCTTAACAAACACCACCTTAAGGTCTGCCTCTGCTGGCATGGGCAGCACTGTAGCCCTGGAGGAGAGCAGACCCAGCCCGCGGGCCAGGAGTGGCTCTGCAGCCCCCATCCTGTCCCCCTTAGCCAGGTCAGGCCGGGCCACCACCACCCCTACCATCGACATCAAGATGATTGAGGGTGAAGCCATAAGTGAAGGCAGTCTGGCCCTGGGTGCTAGCAGGCTTACTATGACTCAGGAAGCTGCAGGGGGCCAGAGGGCTGGAGGAGCTGTACCAAGGGCTGCCAGTGTGCCCATGCCTCACACTAAAGGCTCCCTGGGACTAGAGGCAATGGCTGGAACCAATTGCAATGGCAAGTCCTCTTTGCGCAACAACACTGTGTCAGCTACAGCTGGTAGCAATAATAACACCAATAACGAAAGTACTTTGTATTTGACGGTCTCCAATCAGAATACCAGCACCACTCTGTCACCCAATGGCGGCACTGTTGCCACATCACTCATCGCCTCGAAGAGCCCCAGGAAACGCCCAGGCGTCGGCCCAGAGTCTTATCCCACGCCTGTCAAAAGGGTCTTCATCTCCCAGCAACCTCTTGGGGGCTCCGATGGTTACAGACATGGGATTGGTGCAGGAGTGAAGAAACTCCCCAGGACAGGAACCCCGGTCAGACCTGAAAGTGCACCAGCCATTGGTAAAGTTACTGTGAAACTGAACTCCACTGTCCCAACTCGAATCCTGTCACTCTCTGATTCCCCCATCGGAACCAGAGGCTTCCAGACTGTTGTCAAGCCACAGAGCTCCGTGCAGAGAAGAGACACTCCGATCACCATGGACACTAGCAGCATCAGCAACGTTAGTGCCCCGGCTGGTCATGCACGAATTCAGCACCAGCAGCACATGACGGGTAACATGCAAGCCATGCCCAACAGCTCTGCCCTACTGGAGCAGTCTGCTGTGAGTGACCTGAGGAACACCATGTGGGTTGGGGGCCAGCTGGAGGGAGGtaagcaacagcagcagcaagccTACGCCCAGCAGATCACAGACCACAAGCAGGCATCCACACCGGTTATGGAGCCCCTGGCCATGATGGGCCAGGCCCCAGCCTCTAGCCAGCTCTCCATGCAGACAGACATGGACTACTTCCATTTCAATGATGACGATATGACCCAGGACAGCATTGTGGAGGAGCTGGTGCAGATGGAGGAGCAGATGAAGCTCAACAGCAGTCTGCAGGCCTTCGGAGCTGACGTGACGCTGCAAGGCCATCAGTCTGTAATGCAGGGCAACATGATGTCCTCCAACCAGACAATGACCCCTTACTACCAATCAGTACACAGCAGCACCACCCCTGTCCAAACCCCCACCCCTACCCCAACTCCCACATCCACCTCTGAGATGATGGGAGGAGGCCAGGGCCTGACTAGGGAGAGCCCCTGCTCCCGCATGGCCCCTACCACCCCGGTGGACAGTGCCATAGGGAGCAGCCGACACACCCCCATCGGCACTCCACACTCCAACTGCAGCGGCAGCGTGCCCCCCAGCCCTGTGGAGTGCAGGAACCCCTTTGCCTTCACTCCCATTAACTCCAGCATTACAGGCTACCACGATGGCAGCATTGTCTCCAGCAGCCCCGTCAAGCCCATGCAGAGGCCCATGGCTACTCACCCAGACAAGGCCAAACTGGAGTGGATGAACAATGGTTACAACAAAAGCGGGGGGAACTCCATCAACGGCATCAGTATCCTCCCCAGCTATCAGGACCTGGTCGACGACCACTTCCGAAAGCCCCATGCCTTCGCCATCCCTGGCCAGTCCTATCAGTCTCAGACGAGGCACCACGACGGACACTACGGACGCCTGACACCCATCTCTCCGGTGCAGCAGCAGGCAGCCAGTATGGCCAACCTGAACAAGCAGGAGAGCTTCGCTGTGCCTGCCCCTCTGGACAACAAGACCACCAGTACATCTTCAGCAGGCGGGACCTTCCGCTGTCGTAGTGTGAGCCCTGCCGTGCGCCAGCGAAACCTGAGTGGCAACCAGAGTGGCAACATCCCCCGAACAGTGGTGTCCCCCTTCACCTCCCCCGTGACCCCAGAGATGATCAACATCTTCGCCAACAGCCATGGGGACGTCAGCAGCATGGCACAGAGGAGCCAGTCTGTGCCTGTTAATGTGATGATGCAGACGGAGGTGCCGCCCATGCAGGGCCAGACCAACAGCAAAAAGATCACCAACGTGCTCCTGAGCAAGATGGACGGGGACAGTGACGACGCGGTGCGGGGCCTGGGTATCAACAACCTGCCGTCCAACTACACAGCCCGCATGAACCTCACCCACATCTTAGAGACCACTCCCAGCTTCCCCAGAAGTGCCAACCATCAGACTCTGATGACTTCCAACACTCAGAATGCGTACAAGTTTCAGAAGCCTGGTTACCTCATGAAGAACTCTAGGAACGAACAGATGATTCTCTCAGCAGGTGACAGCCAAGCACAATCAGCTACTGGAGATCAGCAGAGCCAGCCTATGCTGCTGGCCCAGAACcttcagcagcaacaacaacagctgcAGCTAGATTTCAGCACCACTGTTAAAGACCTCTTAGCGGACGGCAGCCTTACTCCTGGCAATCAGCTCGTGGGACAGGTGTCAGAACTCAACCCTGTGGGGTCTGATTTTCGACTGACCTCTGATCTTTCCAGTAGCATCAATGACCTGAACAATTTGGACACAAACCTTCTGTTTGACCCCAATCAGCAGCAGGGACAATATGAAGACTCTACACTGGAGGAACTGAAGAATGATCCGCTGTTCCAGCAGATTTGCAGCGAGACTGCGAATTCCAATGGATTTGATTGGCTGGAAAGTAAAGACCAGCCCACAGTCGGGTTAATGGGTTAA
- the LOC109895239 gene encoding DNA-binding protein RFX7 isoform X2: MTEDQQQHDQHPKLGSGISTLPSLVPGLQGTEASALQLKIKNSICKSVQSKVDNILQDVETFTDIEKLYLYLKLPSGPSNSEKRTERGSASPGELSCDQSSMSSSRTQQMHAFNWIRSHLEEHPETSLPKQEVYDEYKSYCDNLCYHPLSAADFGKIMKNVFPNMKARRLGMRGKSKYCYSGLRKKAFVHMPSLPNLELHKTGDGCEVLDASGQLCSAEEEVRSAACGLVCEWAQKVLSRQFDAVEDLARFLLNSHYIGTKSVAALTVMTGTPTGVKTPLSSSAFAPTAEAHSFQSQVKTLPSPSIDAKQQLQRKIQKKQQEQMLHSPLPGEAQSRRADGDTPGVGSITGRSPALLSPHPTIGIMVAAVHSPITVQRSRLMSPSPVGTSEGKILPVNFQVVTQSMQPVKCPKTPQNIPASPVGDRSARHRYAQILPKPSATSAITLRSPPTLLITNSPIKTMMQPTPHISSVNVVKMTTISLAPNCSTTTTLTNTTLRSASAGMGSTVALEESRPSPRARSGSAAPILSPLARSGRATTTPTIDIKMIEGEAISEGSLALGASRLTMTQEAAGGQRAGGAVPRAASVPMPHTKGSLGLEAMAGTNCNGKSSLRNNTVSATAGSNNNTNNESTLYLTVSNQNTSTTLSPNGGTVATSLIASKSPRKRPGVGPESYPTPVKRVFISQQPLGGSDGYRHGIGAGVKKLPRTGTPVRPESAPAIGKVTVKLNSTVPTRILSLSDSPIGTRGFQTVVKPQSSVQRRDTPITMDTSSISNVSAPAGHARIQHQQHMTGNMQAMPNSSALLEQSAVSDLRNTMWVGGQLEGGKQQQQQAYAQQITDHKQASTPVMEPLAMMGQAPASSQLSMQTDMDYFHFNDDDMTQDSIVEELVQMEEQMKLNSSLQAFGADVTLQGHQSVMQGNMMSSNQTMTPYYQSVHSSTTPVQTPTPTPTPTSTSEMMGGGQGLTRESPCSRMAPTTPVDSAIGSSRHTPIGTPHSNCSGSVPPSPVECRNPFAFTPINSSITGYHDGSIVSSSPVKPMQRPMATHPDKAKLEWMNNGYNKSGGNSINGISILPSYQDLVDDHFRKPHAFAIPGQSYQSQTRHHDGHYGRLTPISPVQQQAASMANLNKQESFAVPAPLDNKTTSTSSAGGTFRCRSVSPAVRQRNLSGNQSGNIPRTVVSPFTSPVTPEMINIFANSHGDVSSMAQRSQSVPVNVMMQTEVPPMQGQTNSKKITNVLLSKMDGDSDDAVRGLGINNLPSNYTARMNLTHILETTPSFPRSANHQTLMTSNTQNAYKFQKPGYLMKNSRNEQMILSAGDSQAQSATGDQQSQPMLLAQNLQQQQQQLQLDFSTTVKDLLADGSLTPGNQLVGQVSELNPVGSDFRLTSDLSSSINDLNNLDTNLLFDPNQQQGQYEDSTLEELKNDPLFQQICSETANSNGFDWLESKDQPTVGLMG; encoded by the exons ATGACTGAGGATCAACAACAACATGATCAGCACCCGAAGCTGGGCTCTGGAATAAGCACCTTACCATCCCTAGTTCCTGGACTGCAAGGGACTGAGGCCAGTGCGTTGCAGCTCAAAATAAAGAATTCCATCTG TAAATCTGTACAGTCAAAGGTGGACAATATTTTG CAAGATGTGGAGACGTTTACAGACATCGAgaaactctacctctaccttaAGTTGCCTTCTGGTCCCAGCAACAGTGAAAAAAG GACTGAGAGAGGGTCTGCCAGTCCTGGAGAACTATCATG TGATCAGAGCTCCATGTCATCAAGCCGCACTCAACAGATGCACGCGTTCAACTGGATTCGCAGTCACCTAGAGGAACACCCAGAAACCTCTCTGCCCAAACAGGAGGTCTATGATGAGTACAA gAGCTATTGTGACAATCTCTGCTACCACCCGCTGAGTGCGGCGGACTTTGGAAAGATCATGAAAAATGTATTTCCAAACATGAAGGCACGTCGACTTGGCATGAGAGGCAAATCAAA ATACTGCTATAGTGGACTGAGGAAGAAAGCCTTTGTCCACATGCCATCTTTACCCAACCTGGAGTTACATAAAACAGGAGACGGG TGTGAGGTGCTGGATGCCTCAGGTCAGCTGTGCAGTGCGGAGGAGGAGGTGCGCTCTGCGGCCTGTGGCCTGGTGTGTGAGTGGGCCCAGAAGGTGCTGAGCCGCCAGTTTGATGCTGTGGAGGACCTGGCTCGCTTCCTCCTCAACAGCCACTACATCGGCACCAAATCTGTGGCAGCCCTCACTGTCATGACTGGTACACCAACAG GAGTTAAAACGCCACTGTCATCCTCAGCATTTGCACCCACAGCTGAAGCCCACTCCTTCCAGTCCCAAGTGAAGACCCTGCCCTCTCCCTCCATCGATGCCAAGCAGCAGCTCCAGCGGAAGATCCAGAAGAAGCAGCAGGAGCAGATGCTGCACTCCCCCCTCCCCGGAGAGGCTCAGTCTAGGCGGGCTGACGGGGATACACCTGGGGTCGGCTCCATTACCGGTAGAAGCCCAGCCCTGCTCTCCCCACATCCCACCATTGGCATTATGGTAGCTGCAGTCCACAGCCCCATCACG GTACAAAGGAGCAGGCTGATGTCCCCCAGTCCTGTGGGAACATCGGAGGGCAAGATTCTGCCTGTCAACTTCCAAGTGGTGACTCAGTCAATGCAGCCTGTCAAGTGTCCCAAGACCCCTCAGAATATCCCAGCCAGCCCTGTGGGGGACCGCTCTGCCCGCCACCGCTATGCCCAGATCCTGCCTAAACCCTCAGCCACCAGCGCTATCACCCTGCGCTCGCCCCCCACCCTGCTCATCACCAACAGCCCCATCAAGACCATGATGCAGCCCACACCCCACATCAGCTCTGTCAACGTGGTCAAGATGACCACCATATCCCTGGCTCCCAACTGCAGCACTACAACAACCTTAACAAACACCACCTTAAGGTCTGCCTCTGCTGGCATGGGCAGCACTGTAGCCCTGGAGGAGAGCAGACCCAGCCCGCGGGCCAGGAGTGGCTCTGCAGCCCCCATCCTGTCCCCCTTAGCCAGGTCAGGCCGGGCCACCACCACCCCTACCATCGACATCAAGATGATTGAGGGTGAAGCCATAAGTGAAGGCAGTCTGGCCCTGGGTGCTAGCAGGCTTACTATGACTCAGGAAGCTGCAGGGGGCCAGAGGGCTGGAGGAGCTGTACCAAGGGCTGCCAGTGTGCCCATGCCTCACACTAAAGGCTCCCTGGGACTAGAGGCAATGGCTGGAACCAATTGCAATGGCAAGTCCTCTTTGCGCAACAACACTGTGTCAGCTACAGCTGGTAGCAATAATAACACCAATAACGAAAGTACTTTGTATTTGACGGTCTCCAATCAGAATACCAGCACCACTCTGTCACCCAATGGCGGCACTGTTGCCACATCACTCATCGCCTCGAAGAGCCCCAGGAAACGCCCAGGCGTCGGCCCAGAGTCTTATCCCACGCCTGTCAAAAGGGTCTTCATCTCCCAGCAACCTCTTGGGGGCTCCGATGGTTACAGACATGGGATTGGTGCAGGAGTGAAGAAACTCCCCAGGACAGGAACCCCGGTCAGACCTGAAAGTGCACCAGCCATTGGTAAAGTTACTGTGAAACTGAACTCCACTGTCCCAACTCGAATCCTGTCACTCTCTGATTCCCCCATCGGAACCAGAGGCTTCCAGACTGTTGTCAAGCCACAGAGCTCCGTGCAGAGAAGAGACACTCCGATCACCATGGACACTAGCAGCATCAGCAACGTTAGTGCCCCGGCTGGTCATGCACGAATTCAGCACCAGCAGCACATGACGGGTAACATGCAAGCCATGCCCAACAGCTCTGCCCTACTGGAGCAGTCTGCTGTGAGTGACCTGAGGAACACCATGTGGGTTGGGGGCCAGCTGGAGGGAGGtaagcaacagcagcagcaagccTACGCCCAGCAGATCACAGACCACAAGCAGGCATCCACACCGGTTATGGAGCCCCTGGCCATGATGGGCCAGGCCCCAGCCTCTAGCCAGCTCTCCATGCAGACAGACATGGACTACTTCCATTTCAATGATGACGATATGACCCAGGACAGCATTGTGGAGGAGCTGGTGCAGATGGAGGAGCAGATGAAGCTCAACAGCAGTCTGCAGGCCTTCGGAGCTGACGTGACGCTGCAAGGCCATCAGTCTGTAATGCAGGGCAACATGATGTCCTCCAACCAGACAATGACCCCTTACTACCAATCAGTACACAGCAGCACCACCCCTGTCCAAACCCCCACCCCTACCCCAACTCCCACATCCACCTCTGAGATGATGGGAGGAGGCCAGGGCCTGACTAGGGAGAGCCCCTGCTCCCGCATGGCCCCTACCACCCCGGTGGACAGTGCCATAGGGAGCAGCCGACACACCCCCATCGGCACTCCACACTCCAACTGCAGCGGCAGCGTGCCCCCCAGCCCTGTGGAGTGCAGGAACCCCTTTGCCTTCACTCCCATTAACTCCAGCATTACAGGCTACCACGATGGCAGCATTGTCTCCAGCAGCCCCGTCAAGCCCATGCAGAGGCCCATGGCTACTCACCCAGACAAGGCCAAACTGGAGTGGATGAACAATGGTTACAACAAAAGCGGGGGGAACTCCATCAACGGCATCAGTATCCTCCCCAGCTATCAGGACCTGGTCGACGACCACTTCCGAAAGCCCCATGCCTTCGCCATCCCTGGCCAGTCCTATCAGTCTCAGACGAGGCACCACGACGGACACTACGGACGCCTGACACCCATCTCTCCGGTGCAGCAGCAGGCAGCCAGTATGGCCAACCTGAACAAGCAGGAGAGCTTCGCTGTGCCTGCCCCTCTGGACAACAAGACCACCAGTACATCTTCAGCAGGCGGGACCTTCCGCTGTCGTAGTGTGAGCCCTGCCGTGCGCCAGCGAAACCTGAGTGGCAACCAGAGTGGCAACATCCCCCGAACAGTGGTGTCCCCCTTCACCTCCCCCGTGACCCCAGAGATGATCAACATCTTCGCCAACAGCCATGGGGACGTCAGCAGCATGGCACAGAGGAGCCAGTCTGTGCCTGTTAATGTGATGATGCAGACGGAGGTGCCGCCCATGCAGGGCCAGACCAACAGCAAAAAGATCACCAACGTGCTCCTGAGCAAGATGGACGGGGACAGTGACGACGCGGTGCGGGGCCTGGGTATCAACAACCTGCCGTCCAACTACACAGCCCGCATGAACCTCACCCACATCTTAGAGACCACTCCCAGCTTCCCCAGAAGTGCCAACCATCAGACTCTGATGACTTCCAACACTCAGAATGCGTACAAGTTTCAGAAGCCTGGTTACCTCATGAAGAACTCTAGGAACGAACAGATGATTCTCTCAGCAGGTGACAGCCAAGCACAATCAGCTACTGGAGATCAGCAGAGCCAGCCTATGCTGCTGGCCCAGAACcttcagcagcaacaacaacagctgcAGCTAGATTTCAGCACCACTGTTAAAGACCTCTTAGCGGACGGCAGCCTTACTCCTGGCAATCAGCTCGTGGGACAGGTGTCAGAACTCAACCCTGTGGGGTCTGATTTTCGACTGACCTCTGATCTTTCCAGTAGCATCAATGACCTGAACAATTTGGACACAAACCTTCTGTTTGACCCCAATCAGCAGCAGGGACAATATGAAGACTCTACACTGGAGGAACTGAAGAATGATCCGCTGTTCCAGCAGATTTGCAGCGAGACTGCGAATTCCAATGGATTTGATTGGCTGGAAAGTAAAGACCAGCCCACAGTCGGGTTAATGGGTTAA